The following proteins come from a genomic window of Sardina pilchardus chromosome 1, fSarPil1.1, whole genome shotgun sequence:
- the LOC134079180 gene encoding uncharacterized protein LOC134079180 yields the protein MAGMQSELQNQPVIFSILLPAQNDGMYPVATLPPLPPQPVALKQFEPISLSSLSAAVRHLKPSNCPSDCLPSRLFKDATVFDSVAPFLLLLVNSILSSGCVPGAFKHAVVQPLLKKPNLDPSTLSNFRPISKLPFLSKVLEREVYVQLQSFLTNNNIFEKFQSGFRTAHSTETALLRVLNDLLLAADSGSPVILVLLDLTAAFDTVDHGILLSQLEHRVGIKDTALNFFQSYLADRTFSVQLGDCISSVAPLTCGVPQGSILGPILFLLYILPLGEILARHNISYHCFADDVLLYLPLKANGQAALHSLLDCLADIKAWMGANFLNLNENKTEIIVFGKTSPAFSTDALGPLASNIRPSVRNLGVIFDSAFKFEQQVSAVVRKSFFHLRTLAKTKAYLPRSALERVIHAFITSQLDYCNALYTGIDQSQLRRLQLVQNSAARLLTCTKKREHITPVLASLHWLPIRYRIDFKLLLTVFKSLHGLAPTYLSDLLHHHIPSRALRSADQLLLEVPRTRLKTKGDRAFAVAAPSLWNCLPFHIRAAQSYYELLLLAAAHGDRGTYTCRAQEFRLHKDRWRAHTNSSASTELRETETEEEDHEYTDLLKRARLRQETWRRDELARLKIELESQSRVQQPVQATQDPPNDKASRGDSVEIDVEKERALEQERKQEERVTRLMEIRRQNLQWRFQAEKLRKELAAVTVLEIRTGIVLISQGVNGTSNYVIWKGLRNIISNRKGVMTTLHEGQDLLVPFRPQVIRQEHVRNFLRVGNRDFMSILKDVNANMVHVEEKGVPALILKRSSDLMFAPGAQEPASCSNKFLVKSGTPDKILQFLLFSMTLNTPDDQMDPFVCSFLLTYHVFMTSEELGHTSLTFRFTLNSEQSVDTGLVQVKERVVTLVLQWVALYGLLLLDNPAVVLFFEKLSRQVKGYAHLRTLRDYPEIRAMRPILMNNGQWMKNQPSNRDVMAAVKAPAGDSLLVRVQSSGAREQLKLDARAVSFLSIDEKLFLCSASQAAELVQLGRKANTNAVENMSAKALAVQLTSYDWELFNAMHETELLYYVLGSKLFPNSLTANLESFIRRFNVVVYWVATELCLCAELSKRAQLMRKFIQMASM from the exons ccaGTTGCCCTCAAGCAGTTTGAGCCCATTTCTCTGTCCTCCCTATCTGCTGCAGTCAGACATCTGAAGCCCTCCAACTGCCCCTCTGACTGTCTACCCTCCCGCCTATTCAAAGATGCTACTGTCTTTGACTCGGTTGCCCCCTTCCTCCTACTTCTGGTCAACAGCATCCTGTCCTCTGGCTGTGTCCCAGGTGCCTTCAAGCATGCTGTGGTGCAGCCATTACTAAAGAAACCTAACCTGGACCCCTCTACTCTCTCAAACTTCAGGCCAATCTCCAAATTACCCTTCCTGTCTAAAGTCCTTGAGCGAGAAGTTTATGTCCAGCTGCAATCATTTCTTACCAATAACAACATCTTTGAGAAATTCCAGTCCGGCTTcagaacagcccacagcacAGAGACTGCTCTCCTGAGAGTGCTAAATGACCTGCTCCTAGCCGCTGACTCAGGTAGCCCTGTGATCCTGGTGCTGCTAGACCTGACAGCAGCCTTTGACACCGTGGATCATGGGATCCTGCTGTCTCAGCTGGAACATCGTGTAGGCATCAAAGACACGGCCCTGAATTTCTTTCAGTCCTATCTGGCTGACAGGACCTTCTCTGTTCAACTTGGAGATTGCATCTCTTCTGTTGCCCCCCTCACCTGTGGGGTCCCTCAAGGCTCTATACTAGGTCCCATCTTATTTCTTCTTTACATCTTACCCTTAGGGGAAATCCTGGCAAGACACAACATCTCTTACCATTGCTTTGCCGATGACGTCCTGCTGTATCTCCCCCTAAAGGCCAATGGGCAGGCTGCGCTCCATTCACTGCTTGACTGTCTGGCGGACATCAAGGCATGGATGGGTGCAAACTTCCTCAACTTAAACGAGAACAAGACCGAGATAATTGTCTTTGGCAAAACCTCTCCGGCATTCTCCACCGATGCCCTGGGCCCTCtcgcctccaacatcaggcccTCTGTCAGAAATCTGGGGGTGATCTTTGACAGTGCCTTCAAGTTCGAGCAGCAGGTCAGTGCAGTGGTTaggaaaagctttttccacctACGAACCCTAGCCAAGACCAAAGCCTACCTGCCCCGCAGTGCTCTGGAGAGAGTTATCCATGCATTCATCACTTCAcaactggactactgcaatgctCTTTACACCGGCATTGACCAATCTCAACTCCGCCGCCTACAGTTAGTGCAGAACTCAGCTGCTCGACTACTCACCTGTACAAAAAAGCGTGAACATATCACCCCGGTCCTTGCATCACTCCACTGGCTACCCATCCGCTACCGCATAGACTTCAAACTCCTACTGACTGTATTTAAATCCCTCCATGGTCTGGCCCCCACTTACCTTTCtgatctcctccatcaccacatcCCCTCCAGAGCACTGCGGTCAGCTGACCAGCTGCTTCTGGAAGTGCCCAGGACCAGGTTAAAAACTAAGGGGGACAGAGCATTTGCAGTTGCAGCCCCTAGTCTCTGGAACTGCCTCCCCTTCCACATCCGTGCGGCCCAGTCC TACTACGAGCTGCTCCTATTGGCTGCAGCCCACGGCGACCGCGGGACCTACACCTGCCGCGCCCAGGAGTTCCGCCTCCACAAGGACCGCTGGAGAGCACACACCAACAGCTCCGCCTCCACTGagctcagag agacagagactgaggAAGAGGACCATGAATATACAGACCTGCTAAAGAGAGCGAGGTTACGACAGGAGACATGGCGCCGGGATGAACTGGCCCGACTCAAAATTGAGTTGGAGAGCCAAAGCAGGGTCCAGCAACCTGTCCAGGCAACCCAGGACCCTCCTAATGACAAGGCATCTAGAGGGGACAGTGTGGAGATAGatgtggagaaggagagagcactggaacaggagagaaagcaggaggagagagtgacccGTCTGATGGAGATCAGACGGCAAAATCTGCAGTGGAGATTTCAGGCAGAGAAG CTCCGTAAGGAACTGGCTGCTGTTACGGTCCTTGAAATCAGGACGGGCATAGTCT TGATCAGTCAGGGTGTCAATGGGACCTCCAATTATGTCATCTGGAAGGGCCTTCGTAATATCATCTCCAACCGCAAG GGTGTGATGACTACCCTGCATGAGGGACAGGACCTGCTGGTCCCTTTCAGGCCTCAAGTGATCAGGCAAGAGCACGTCCGCAATTTCCTCCGAGTAGGAAATAGGGATTTTATGAGCATCCTCAAG GATGTGAATGCAAACATGGTGCACGTTGAGGAGAAGGGCGTGCCAGCACTCATCCTAAAGAGGAGCTCCGACCTGATGTTTGCTCCAGGTGCACAAGAACCTGCATCCTGCAGCAATAA GTTCTTGGTGAAGTCGGGAACACCTGACAAAATTCTCCAGTTCCTGCTCTTCTCAATGACCCTGAACACTCCAGATGACCAGATGG ATCCATTTGTGTGCAGTTTCCTGCTCACATATCATGTATTCATGACatctgaagagtt AGGTCACACTTCCTTAACGTTTCGTTTCACTCTCAATTCTGAGCAATCAGTGGACACTGGGCTGGTGCAGGTCAAAGAGAGAGTAGTGACGCTGGTCCTCCAGTGGGTGGCACTGTATGGCCTTCTCCTGCTGGACAACCCTGCAGTGGTTCTCTTCTTCGAG AAGCTGTCAAGACAGGTGAAGGGCTATGCACATCTCCGCACGCTGAGAGATTACCCTGAGATCAGGGCAATGAGACCCATTTT GATGAACAATGGACAATGGATGAAGAATCAGCCCTCAAATAGG GACGTCATGGCAGCCGTGAAAGCCCCAGCAGGAGACAGCTTGCTAGTGAGAGTGCAGTCCTCTGGAG CGAGGGAGCAGCTCAAGCTGGATGCCAGGGCCGTCTCCTTTCTGAGCATCGATGAGAAGCTGTTCCTCTGCTCTGCCAGCCAGGCTGCTGAGCTG GTACAGCTCGGCCGAAAGGCAAACACAAACGCAGTGGAGAACATGAGTGCCAAGGCCTTGGCAGTCCAGCTCACCAGCTATGACTGGGAGCTCTTCAATGCCATGCATGAG ACGGAGCTACTCTATTACGTGTTGGGGTCAAAACTATTCCCCAACAGCCTAACAGCTAACTTGGAGAGCTTCATACGCCGCTTCAATGTGGTGGTGTACTGGGTGGCCACagaactctgtctgtgtgcagagcTCTCCAAGCGAGCTCAGCTGATGAGGAAGTTCATCCAGATGGCCTCCATGTGA
- the LOC134079189 gene encoding rap guanine nucleotide exchange factor 3-like, giving the protein MVHVEEKGVPALILKRSSDLMFAPGAPEPAFCSNRMNNGQWMKNQPSNRRRQRRRPLVWDINHTSLPIRINHKVLVNVYSQDHSFVSVTMPLHASVEDVMAAVKAPAGDSLLVRVQSTGVREQLKMDARAVSFLSINERLFLCSASQAAELTPPQVQLGPKANTNAVENMSAKALAVQLTSYDWELFNAMHETELLYYVLGSKLFPNSLTANLESFIRRFNVVVYWVATELCLCAELSKRAQLMRKFIQMASILYQEKNMNSFMAVMYGLTNSAVSRLHNTWKKVPKLQLKRFRKYELILDPFSNHDTLRKVVAKLHPPYIPYLPLILKDLTFINEGYKTRQDNLVNFEKMTLFAKTLKIVKDCRNQPYLPISPETGRAKKGTGLHNTQKPSGPEQFNSRKLHVISDQRKLTQLSRAIEP; this is encoded by the exons ATGGTGCACGTTGAGGAGAAGGGCGTGCCAGCACTCATCCTAAAGAGGAGCTCCGACCTGATGTTTGCTCCAGGTGCACCAGAACCTGCATTCTGCAGCAATAG GATGAACAATGGACAATGGATGAAGAATCAGCCCTCAAATAGG agaagacagagaagacGGCCTCTGGTTTGGGACATAAACCACACAAGCCTGCCAATCAGGATAAATCACAAAG TGCTGGTGAATGTCTACAGTCAGGACCACAGCTTTGTGTCTGTGACGATGCCCCTCCACGCCTCTGTCGAGGACGTCATGGCAGCCGTGAAAGCCCCAGCAGGAGACAGCTTGCTAGTGAGGGTGCAGTCCACTGGAG TGAGGGAGCAGCTCAAGATGGATGCCAGGGCCGTCTCCTTTCTGAGCATCAATGAGAGGCTGTTCCTCTGCTCTGCCAGCCAGGCTGCTGAGCTG ACGCCCCCGCAGGTACAGCTCGGCCCAAAGGCAAACACAAACGCAGTGGAGAACATGAGTGCCAAGGCCTTGGCAGTCCAGCTCACCAGCTATGACTGGGAGCTCTTTAATGCCATGCATGAG ACGGAGCTACTCTATTACGTGTTGGGGTCAAAACTATTCCCCAACAGCCTAACAGCTAACTTGGAGAGCTTCATACGCCGCTTCAATGTGGTGGTGTACTGGGTGGCCACagaactctgtctgtgtgcagagcTCTCCAAGCGAGCTCAGCTGATGAGGAAGTTCATCCAGATGGCCTCCAT CCTATAtcaggaaaaaaatatgaactCATTCATGGCTGTAATGTATGGCCTGACAAACAGTGCAGTGTCCAGACTGCACAACACCTGGAAG AAAGTGCCAAAACTACAGCTGAAGCGGTTCAGGAAATATGAGCTCATACTG GATCCATTCAGTAACCATGACACATTGAGGAAAGTGGTGGCTAAACTGCACCCGCCATATATCCCGTACCTGCCCCTCATTTTAAAAG ACCTAACATTCATAAATGAAGGGtacaaaacaagacaagacaatcTTGTCAACTTCGAGAAAATG ACATTATTTGCCAAAACCTTGAAGATTGTGAAAGACTGCCGGAATCAGCCCTACT TACCCATTTCACCAGAAACTGGCCGTGCAAAGAAAGGCACTGGCCTTCACAACACACAGAAGCCCTCAG GTCCTGAGCAGTTCAACAGCAGAAAACTGCACGTAATCAGTGACCAGCGGAAGCTGACCCAGCTCTCCAGGGCCATTGAGCCGTGA
- the LOC134092270 gene encoding uncharacterized protein LOC134092270 isoform X2: MRLKPNRGILFLCLVLPYIGQVCGISLGIVQKDEVHREERSKDIHTGTITFGTGDISLGRNLEYESRYVGENPTNDGSVNIQADFSHPGLLGGQSKIDDFRAWSRMRPKLVCTNDLMKFSAQGPGCSSLQLYKGGTPLSLSQLPRDCGYSVKRTAVGLKFLAPLDGCDVVEQGNNHLLQLLWNGNPVTLSCPVSSSGQVSPVVSTTPATEAPLPPQNPWMHPIFGGFPPLMPVAPPPRTEAPTTAAKLPPQNQWMQPIFGGYHSVMPVATVAPTTEAAELPPQNWWMPPIFGGFPPLIPVAPPRATEAPTTAAKLPPQNQWMQPIFGGYHSVMPVATVAPTTEAAELPPQNWWMPPIFGGFPPLMPVAPPPATEAPTTAAKLRPQNQWMQPIFGGYHPVMPVAPATEAPTTEAAEPPPQNQWVHPIFGGFHPVMPVATVAPTTEAAEPPPQNQWMQPIFGGFHPVMPVATVAPTTEAAEPPPQNQWMQPIFGGFHPVMPVATVAPTTEAAEPPPQNQWMQPIFGGFHPVAPATEAPTTAAKLPPQKQWVPVFGGNYGVPFGQ, translated from the exons ATGAGGCTTAAACCAAACAGGggtattttatttttgtgtctCGTGCTCCCTTACATTGGTCAAGTATGTGGTATAAGCCTGGGAATAGTGCAAAAAGATGAGGTGCATCGTGAGGAGAGGTCCAAGGATATTCACACTGGAACAATTACTTTCGGCACCGGGGATATTTCACTGGGTCGAAATCTGGAATATGAGAGCCGATATGTTGGCGAAAACCCTACAAATGATGGCTCGGTTAACATTCAAGCCGACTTTTCCCATCCAGGCCTGTTGGGTGGACAAAGCAAGATTGATGACTTTAGGGCCTGGAGTCGTATGCGACCGAAGTTAGTATGCACTAATGACCTCATGAAGTTCTCAGCACAAGGCCCTGGGTGCTCTTCACTCCAGTTATACAAAG GTGGCACGCCACTCTCACTAAGCCAGCTACCACGAGACTGTGGCTACTCTGTGAAAAGGACTGCTGTGGGCCTTAAGTTTCTTGCCCCTCTTGATGGCTGTGATGTTGTAGAACAG GGCAATAACCACTTGCTACAGTTGTTGTGGAATGGCAACCCAGTAACCCTCTCCTGCCCTGTATCAAGCTCAGGCCAAGTCTCTCCAGTTGTATCTACTACTCCAGCTACAGAAGCACCGCTTCCGCCACAGAATCCGTGGATGCATCCCATTTTTGGAGGCTTCCCCCCTCTAATGCCAGTGGCTCCCCCTCCACGTACCGAAGCACCTACTACAGCTGccaagcttcctccacagaatcaaTGGATGCAGCCCATTTTTGGAGGCTACCACTCTGTAATGCCTGTggctactgttgcaccaactacagaagccGCTGAACTTCCTCCACAGAATTGGTGGATGCCGCCCATTTTTGGAGGCTTCCCCCCTCTAATACCAGTGGCTCCCCCCCGAGCTACCGAAGCACCTACTACAGCTGccaagcttcctccacagaatcaaTGGATGCAGCCCATTTTTGGAGGCTACCACTCTGTAATGCCTGTggctactgttgcaccaactacagaagctgCTGAACTTCCTCCACAGAATTGGTGGATGCCGCCCATTTTTGGAGGCTTCCCCCCTCTAATGCCAGTGGCTCCCCCTCCAGCTACCGAAGCACCTACTACAGCTGCCAAGCTTCGTCCACAGAATCAATGGATGCAGCCCATTTTTGGAGGCTACCACCCTGTAATGC CTGTGGCTCCAGCTACTGAagcaccaactacagaagctgCTGAACCTCCTCCACAGAATCAATGGGTGCATCCCATTTTTGGAGGCTTCCACCCTGTAATGCCTGTggctactgttgcaccaactacagaagctgCTGAACCTCCTCCACAGAATCAATGGATGCAGCCCATTTTTGGAGGCTTCCACCCTGTAATGCCTGTggctactgttgcaccaactacagaagctgCTGAACCTCCTCCACAGAATCAATGGATGCAGCCCATTTTTGGAGGCTTCCACCCTGTAATGCCTGTggctactgttgcaccaactacagaagccGCTGAACCTCCTCCACAGAATCAATGGATGCAGCCCATTTTTGGAGGCTTCCACCCTGTGGCCCCAGCTACTGAAGCACCTACCACAGCTGccaagcttcctccacagaaaCAATGGGTGCCTGTCTTTGGAGGCAACTATGGTGTTCCTTTTGGTCAGTGA
- the LOC134092270 gene encoding uncharacterized protein LOC134092270 isoform X1 yields MRLKPNRGILFLCLVLPYIGQVCGISLGIVQKDEVHREERSKDIHTGTITFGTGDISLGRNLEYESRYVGENPTNDGSVNIQADFSHPGLLGGQSKIDDFRAWSRMRPKLVCTNDLMKFSAQGPGCSSLQLYKGGTPLSLSQLPRDCGYSVKRTAVGLKFLAPLDGCDVVEQGNNHLLQLLWNGNPVTLSCPVSSSGQVSPVVSTTPATEAPLPPQNPWMHPIFGGFPPLMPVAPPPRTEAPTTAAKLPPQNQWMQPIFGGYHSVMPVATVAPTTEAAELPPQNWWMPPIFGGFPPLIPVAPPRATEAPTTAAKLPPQNQWMQPIFGGYHSVMPVATVAPTTEAAELPPQNWWMPPIFGGFPPLMPVAPPPATEAPTTAAKLRPQNQWMQPIFGGYHPVMPVATVAPTTEAPEPPPQNQWMHPIFGGFHPVMPVAPATEAPTTEAAEPPPQNQWVHPIFGGFHPVMPVATVAPTTEAAEPPPQNQWMQPIFGGFHPVMPVATVAPTTEAAEPPPQNQWMQPIFGGFHPVMPVATVAPTTEAAEPPPQNQWMQPIFGGFHPVAPATEAPTTAAKLPPQKQWVPVFGGNYGVPFGQ; encoded by the exons ATGAGGCTTAAACCAAACAGGggtattttatttttgtgtctCGTGCTCCCTTACATTGGTCAAGTATGTGGTATAAGCCTGGGAATAGTGCAAAAAGATGAGGTGCATCGTGAGGAGAGGTCCAAGGATATTCACACTGGAACAATTACTTTCGGCACCGGGGATATTTCACTGGGTCGAAATCTGGAATATGAGAGCCGATATGTTGGCGAAAACCCTACAAATGATGGCTCGGTTAACATTCAAGCCGACTTTTCCCATCCAGGCCTGTTGGGTGGACAAAGCAAGATTGATGACTTTAGGGCCTGGAGTCGTATGCGACCGAAGTTAGTATGCACTAATGACCTCATGAAGTTCTCAGCACAAGGCCCTGGGTGCTCTTCACTCCAGTTATACAAAG GTGGCACGCCACTCTCACTAAGCCAGCTACCACGAGACTGTGGCTACTCTGTGAAAAGGACTGCTGTGGGCCTTAAGTTTCTTGCCCCTCTTGATGGCTGTGATGTTGTAGAACAG GGCAATAACCACTTGCTACAGTTGTTGTGGAATGGCAACCCAGTAACCCTCTCCTGCCCTGTATCAAGCTCAGGCCAAGTCTCTCCAGTTGTATCTACTACTCCAGCTACAGAAGCACCGCTTCCGCCACAGAATCCGTGGATGCATCCCATTTTTGGAGGCTTCCCCCCTCTAATGCCAGTGGCTCCCCCTCCACGTACCGAAGCACCTACTACAGCTGccaagcttcctccacagaatcaaTGGATGCAGCCCATTTTTGGAGGCTACCACTCTGTAATGCCTGTggctactgttgcaccaactacagaagccGCTGAACTTCCTCCACAGAATTGGTGGATGCCGCCCATTTTTGGAGGCTTCCCCCCTCTAATACCAGTGGCTCCCCCCCGAGCTACCGAAGCACCTACTACAGCTGccaagcttcctccacagaatcaaTGGATGCAGCCCATTTTTGGAGGCTACCACTCTGTAATGCCTGTggctactgttgcaccaactacagaagctgCTGAACTTCCTCCACAGAATTGGTGGATGCCGCCCATTTTTGGAGGCTTCCCCCCTCTAATGCCAGTGGCTCCCCCTCCAGCTACCGAAGCACCTACTACAGCTGCCAAGCTTCGTCCACAGAATCAATGGATGCAGCCCATTTTTGGAGGCTACCACCCTGTAATGCCTGTggctactgttgcaccaactacagaagctCCTGAACCTCCTCCACAGAATCAATGGATGCATCCCATTTTTGGAGGCTTCCACCCTGTAATGCCTGTGGCTCCAGCTACTGAagcaccaactacagaagctgCTGAACCTCCTCCACAGAATCAATGGGTGCATCCCATTTTTGGAGGCTTCCACCCTGTAATGCCTGTggctactgttgcaccaactacagaagctgCTGAACCTCCTCCACAGAATCAATGGATGCAGCCCATTTTTGGAGGCTTCCACCCTGTAATGCCTGTggctactgttgcaccaactacagaagctgCTGAACCTCCTCCACAGAATCAATGGATGCAGCCCATTTTTGGAGGCTTCCACCCTGTAATGCCTGTggctactgttgcaccaactacagaagccGCTGAACCTCCTCCACAGAATCAATGGATGCAGCCCATTTTTGGAGGCTTCCACCCTGTGGCCCCAGCTACTGAAGCACCTACCACAGCTGccaagcttcctccacagaaaCAATGGGTGCCTGTCTTTGGAGGCAACTATGGTGTTCCTTTTGGTCAGTGA